The sequence below is a genomic window from Oceanivirga salmonicida.
AATTCTAATATATTAGATGAATTAATTAAAGTATCATCTAATACTAAATCTTCACTCATATCATTACATATATATATTATATTTTCTTTATCGTATAAGTAATTAGTTACTCTTTCTATTGTATTAGGCATATATATAGTTTCTATATCAGGAAAACTTATTACTTCTCCTGAAATTTCAAATAATGCTTTATTTCTCATATGTGATATAGAATTATTTTCTACATTTATATATTTTATATTAAAATACTGTTTATATATATTAATTATATCTTGATTTTCTGAGTTATTTGCATTATCAACTACTATTAATTCAAAAGTTTTTATAGTTTGATTTTTTAAAGTTTTTAAAAATTTCCCCACGTCTTTACCATTGGGGGTTAGTATAAGTGATATTTTCATAATATTTTCCTTTCAACTTTTGATATCATATTATAACATATTTATTAAAGTTTTTTAAACTTTTTCATAATTTTTTATGAAATAAATATTAAAAAAGTTGATATTTTTTC
It includes:
- a CDS encoding glycosyltransferase family A protein; its protein translation is MKISLILTPNGKDVGKFLKTLKNQTIKTFELIVVDNANNSENQDIINIYKQYFNIKYINVENNSISHMRNKALFEISGEVISFPDIETIYMPNTIERVTNYLYDKENIIYICNDMSEDLVLDDTLINSSNILELVRQDNFFVNIKGKDIYLFNNKYKSNVLNIDYISNLLKQGYKLDFLYNHKIQTFSGFELDKQELKEFLKEEIFKRRNFRIIIKAIKKLLKRGK